A region from the Falco rusticolus isolate bFalRus1 chromosome 4, bFalRus1.pri, whole genome shotgun sequence genome encodes:
- the BFAR gene encoding bifunctional apoptosis regulator has protein sequence MEEDETLQGETERANVETRATPKMGRQISVSEFLCHCCYDILVDPTTLNCGHSFCRHCLALWWVSSKKNECPECREKWKGFPKVNILLRDVIEKLFSDAIEQRKEDIQQNSDVARSLATFQKYGNDQIPTVSNTGRINPRGGGFFSGVLTALTCVAVVLLGYHWSSREFEEDHLVNKPVAKWTADEVILWLEQLGPWASHYKERFLLEKVNGRLLLTLTEDDFMKEPYSIENSNHRKAIMAELECVKTLGVKPPQNLWEYKAVNPGKSLFLLYALKGSPRLSMLYLYLFDYAEAFLPFIHAICPTQEDKYEDTVTKLLDLKDPSWKQWREFIVKYLFLPYQLVAEFAWDWLDVHYWTSRFIIVNAMLLSVLELFSFWRLWSRRELKTIPHRMWRHFWKVSTQGLFIAIFWPFIPQFVCNCLFYWALYFNPIINIDLVVKEVRRLETQVQ, from the exons atggaagaagatgAGACATTACAAGGTGAAACAGAAAGGGCAAATGTTGAAACACGTGCTACTCCCAAGATGGGTCGGCAGATATCAGTTAGTGAGTTCCTTTGCCACTGCTGTTATGACATTCTGGTCGATCCCACCACCCTGAACTGTGGGCATAGTTTCTGTAGACATTGCCTAGCCTTGTGGTGGGTGTCATCCAAGAAGAATGAATGCCCCgaatgcagagaaaaatggaaaggattCCCCAAAGTCAACATCCTCCTCAG GGATGTTAttgaaaagctattttctgatgccattgaacaaagaaaagaagatattCAACAAAACAGTGATGTAGCACGCAGCTTAGCAACCTTCCAAAAATACGGGAATGACCAGATCCCTACAGTTTCGAACACAGGAAGAATTAATCCTCGAGGAGGAGGGTTTTTCTCAGGCGTTCTAACAGCTTTAACTTGTGTAGCA GTAGTTCTACTTGGATATCACTGGAGTAGCAGAGAATTTGAAGAAGATCATCTTGTCAACAAGCCTGTTGCTAAATGGACTGCTGACGAAGTGATACTTTGGCTAGAGCAGTTGGGCCCATGGGCTTCCCAttataaagaaagatttttactGGAGAAAGTGAATGGAAG ACTCCTCCTAACATTGACTGAGGATGATTTCATGAAAGAGCCTTACAGTATAGAGAACAGTAACCATAGAAAAGCTATTATGGCAGAACTGGAATGTGTGAAAACTTTAGGTGTTAAACCACCACAGAACCTTTGGGAATATAAG GCGGTAAATCCAGGAAAATCACTCTTTCTTCTGTATGCACTGAAGGGTTCTCCAAGACTCAGTATGTTATACCTATATTTGTTTGATTATGCAGAAGCTTTCCTACCTTTCATCCATGCAATCTGTCCTACGCAAGAAGACAAGTATGAAGATACTGTCACAAAACTACTA GACCTTAAAGATCCTTCTTGGAAACAGTGGAGAGAATTCATtgtaaagtatttatttttgccataCCAGTTGGTAGCTGAATTTGCTTGGGATTGGCTGGATGTGCACTACTGGACATCAAGATTTATAATTGTAAATGCCATGTTGCTTTCTGTTCTGGAGTTATTCTCCTTTTGGAGGCTCTGGTCAAGAAGAGAATTGAA gaCTATTCCTCACAGAATGTGGAGACATTTCTGGAAAGTCTCAACACAGGGTCTTTTTATTGCCATCTTTTGGCCTTTTATTCCTCAGTTTGTCTGCAATTGTTTGTTTTACTGGGCCTTGTACTTTAACCCAATTATAAACATTGATCTTGTGGTTAAAGAAGTAAGGCGTCTGGAGACACAAGTGCAGTGA